In Thermospira aquatica, the following proteins share a genomic window:
- a CDS encoding NUDIX hydrolase, whose protein sequence is MKSNKLPSNDLKETTLTSSCLHQGKSFSFWRDEVVFPNGEKGYRDYVKYPDAVAILPILDDKILFIKQYRYAPGKILLEIPAGKIDSGETPMETVRRELREETGYDSHDLEYLLSYYSCPGYSTEKIHTYVARNLFPAPLEADEDEFILTETLSLSEAKEAIRTGQIEDSKTILAILAYETQTKREAKP, encoded by the coding sequence ATGAAATCCAACAAGCTTCCCTCAAATGATCTCAAAGAAACCACCCTCACAAGCTCCTGTCTCCACCAGGGAAAATCTTTTTCCTTCTGGCGCGATGAGGTCGTTTTCCCTAATGGAGAAAAGGGATATAGAGATTATGTAAAATATCCCGATGCTGTAGCCATCCTGCCCATTCTTGATGACAAGATTCTGTTTATCAAACAGTACCGTTATGCTCCCGGAAAAATTCTACTCGAAATCCCCGCCGGGAAAATAGATAGCGGGGAAACTCCCATGGAGACAGTTCGCCGGGAACTCAGAGAAGAAACAGGCTACGATAGTCATGATCTCGAATACCTGCTCTCCTATTATAGTTGTCCAGGCTATAGTACTGAAAAAATTCATACCTACGTTGCCCGCAATCTCTTTCCCGCTCCTCTCGAAGCCGATGAGGATGAATTTATCCTCACAGAAACCCTCTCCCTCTCTGAGGCTAAAGAAGCCATACGCACAGGGCAAATCGAAGATAGTAAAACCATTCTGGCAATACTTGCCTACGAAACACAAACAAAACGAGAGGCAAAGCCATGA
- a CDS encoding B12-binding domain-containing radical SAM protein: MRICVTYPPLESPKGVPLLSQNRQFQWFNNPTFIYPVVPASAATLLKSRGYDVLWLDGIAERLTLDAWFDFLKRSEITLVAMETKTPVIKKYWEIVQRLKTEMPGVTVVLMGDHVTALPEETLQACPVDYVLTGGDYDFLLLSLVDFLSGRVKTLEPGFYYREGGKIVSTGPFQRKYDLSTLPWIDRDLTKWENYAYHNGNYKYTPGTYIMAGRDCWYHQCTFCSWTTIYPTFNKRSVEDVLDEVGMLIEKYRVREIMDDTGTFPVGEWLESFCEGMIRRGYHKKVTFDCNMRLGKALTYDQMKLMKRANFRLVLVGIESANQTTLDRVKKGETIEEMVANVKLMRKAGLYPHITIMFGYPWETEEDAKRTLELGRELLIKNYAYTMQATVVVPYPGTPLFEECKRNGWLVTEDWDRYDMREPVMKTPMSEEVLMKYVQGLYSVAFHPGFLVRKILSIRDIEDVKYFWRAGMKVLGHILDFGEKK; the protein is encoded by the coding sequence ATGAGAATATGTGTTACCTATCCCCCACTGGAAAGTCCTAAGGGTGTGCCCCTTCTCTCCCAGAATCGACAATTTCAGTGGTTCAATAATCCGACGTTTATTTATCCGGTGGTACCGGCAAGTGCTGCCACCCTTCTCAAGTCGAGAGGCTATGATGTTCTCTGGCTCGATGGGATAGCTGAGAGACTTACGCTGGATGCATGGTTTGATTTTCTGAAAAGATCAGAGATAACACTTGTGGCTATGGAAACCAAAACTCCCGTGATAAAGAAATACTGGGAGATTGTTCAGCGCCTGAAGACTGAGATGCCCGGGGTAACGGTGGTACTCATGGGGGACCATGTTACCGCCCTTCCCGAAGAGACCCTTCAAGCCTGTCCGGTAGATTATGTCCTCACGGGTGGGGATTATGATTTTCTTCTGCTGAGTCTTGTCGATTTTCTTTCTGGCAGGGTAAAAACCCTTGAACCGGGCTTTTACTATCGAGAGGGAGGAAAGATTGTTTCTACCGGTCCCTTTCAGAGGAAGTATGATCTCTCGACTCTTCCGTGGATTGACAGGGATCTTACAAAGTGGGAAAACTATGCCTACCACAATGGAAACTATAAATACACCCCCGGTACCTATATTATGGCGGGGCGGGACTGCTGGTATCATCAGTGTACTTTTTGCTCATGGACAACAATTTATCCCACATTTAACAAACGTTCTGTCGAAGATGTTTTGGATGAAGTTGGTATGCTCATTGAGAAGTACAGGGTCCGTGAAATCATGGATGATACCGGGACCTTTCCTGTTGGAGAATGGTTGGAAAGTTTTTGTGAAGGAATGATCCGCCGTGGATATCATAAAAAAGTCACTTTTGACTGTAACATGCGCCTCGGAAAAGCACTCACCTACGACCAGATGAAGCTCATGAAAAGGGCGAACTTTCGGCTTGTCCTCGTTGGTATAGAATCAGCGAACCAGACAACCCTCGACAGGGTCAAGAAAGGAGAAACCATCGAAGAAATGGTAGCCAATGTAAAACTCATGCGTAAAGCAGGGCTTTATCCTCATATTACCATTATGTTTGGTTATCCATGGGAGACGGAAGAAGACGCAAAACGAACGCTTGAGCTCGGACGGGAGCTTCTCATCAAAAACTATGCATATACCATGCAAGCTACCGTGGTTGTTCCCTATCCAGGGACGCCGCTTTTTGAGGAGTGCAAACGCAATGGCTGGTTGGTCACCGAGGACTGGGATCGGTATGACATGCGTGAGCCAGTGATGAAAACACCCATGTCGGAGGAGGTGTTGATGAAGTATGTTCAGGGATTGTATTCTGTGGCATTTCATCCCGGTTTTCTTGTACGAAAAATTCTCTCTATCAGAGATATAGAGGATGTAAAATATTTCTGGCGTGCCGGTATGAAGGTGTTAGGCCATATTCTGGATTTTGGAGAGAAAAAATGA
- the prmC gene encoding peptide chain release factor N(5)-glutamine methyltransferase — MVAREAYRQAFSYLQKEEVRDPDFSARYLLAYILGIETKEIFFHWDTRLSFFQKFRFFSLVRKRARHVPLAYLVRYADFYGRRFMVLPGVLVPRPDTEHILYAVEEMQRTFSAILDVGTGTGVLAISLAFLFPQARVDACDVSVRAVSLARKNARQLGVSHIRVFHCDFLRRPPKGRYDLIVSNPPYISMEEAHLVDRAVREYEPTRALFAPEGGLGFYKALAHYACEHLTPDGCVVVEVDHKWEDVGKIFTSLGLHWQLKYDYQNMPRVIIASREKPA, encoded by the coding sequence ATGGTTGCTCGAGAGGCGTATCGACAGGCTTTTTCATATTTGCAAAAAGAAGAGGTGAGGGATCCTGATTTTTCTGCCAGGTATCTTTTGGCGTATATTCTCGGGATAGAGACAAAGGAGATTTTTTTTCACTGGGATACAAGACTGTCTTTTTTTCAGAAATTTCGTTTTTTTTCCCTGGTAAGGAAACGAGCAAGGCATGTTCCTCTGGCTTATCTGGTGAGGTATGCCGATTTTTATGGAAGGCGTTTTATGGTCCTACCCGGGGTACTTGTACCAAGGCCGGACACGGAGCATATTCTCTATGCCGTGGAGGAAATGCAGCGGACCTTTTCTGCTATTCTTGATGTGGGAACAGGGACGGGGGTTTTAGCAATTTCGCTTGCTTTTCTTTTTCCTCAAGCTCGGGTTGATGCGTGTGATGTGAGTGTGCGGGCGGTTTCCCTTGCTCGAAAAAATGCACGCCAACTGGGGGTTTCTCATATTCGTGTATTTCATTGTGATTTTCTTCGTCGTCCTCCAAAAGGGCGGTATGATCTGATTGTTTCTAACCCTCCCTATATAAGCATGGAAGAAGCCCATCTTGTTGATAGGGCAGTGCGGGAGTATGAGCCTACAAGAGCTCTTTTTGCACCTGAAGGGGGACTTGGTTTTTACAAAGCGCTCGCTCATTATGCTTGTGAGCATCTCACTCCTGATGGTTGTGTGGTTGTAGAAGTAGATCATAAATGGGAGGATGTGGGGAAAATCTTTACCTCTTTGGGACTTCATTGGCAGTTAAAATATGACTATCAAAATATGCCAAGGGTGATCATAGCCTCTCGGGAAAAGCCGGCTTGA
- a CDS encoding gamma-glutamylcyclotransferase family protein: MYLFVYGTLLKGEESHNLLENSPLIATGYVKGTLYDLHVGFPALNIEEIQGRVRGEVYEITNDLLSDLDRYEGCDPDDEDALYERKEILFYPDKGSPFSVWCYIMNERQLRRFSCTVISSGNWRKR, from the coding sequence ATGTATCTGTTTGTCTATGGCACACTCCTCAAAGGAGAAGAGTCACACAATCTATTAGAAAACTCTCCACTCATAGCCACAGGATATGTCAAAGGCACTCTCTACGATCTTCATGTCGGATTTCCAGCTCTGAATATCGAAGAAATTCAAGGACGCGTACGAGGGGAAGTGTACGAAATCACGAATGATCTCCTATCCGATCTGGATCGTTACGAAGGATGTGATCCCGATGATGAAGACGCATTGTACGAAAGAAAAGAAATTCTCTTTTATCCAGACAAAGGAAGCCCTTTTTCTGTGTGGTGTTATATCATGAATGAAAGACAGCTTCGCCGATTTTCTTGCACGGTCATCTCTTCTGGAAACTGGAGAAAGCGTTAA
- the aroC gene encoding chorismate synthase, whose product MIHITTSGESHGRAMLATITGIPSGLEIDLDFINHELKLRQSGFGRGGRMKIETDTADILTGVINGKTTGSPITIAVWNKDWDNWKDKKTEPILTPRPGHADLIGMYKYGHLDDARKVLERASARETAARVAAGALVKLFLRAFKIDMFSHIVNWGGITPSRQTENLTEIREISQNSPFRWLGTPSDDETLTKLIEQAMREGFTLGGIIETIIYPIPPMLGSYQTAEQKLDAQIAASVLSIQAIKGIEFGLGFAYANRPGKDAMDAIYYGERGYYRQTNYAGGIEGGMTNGNPVVFRSVMKPIPTQMSPLETVHVQTKEKALSVKERSDVTAVFAASIVIESAVAPVIANALMERYGSDHMERILEAFSRDPSLQELGYLLPTHRH is encoded by the coding sequence ATGATTCACATCACCACATCAGGAGAATCCCACGGTCGTGCCATGCTGGCCACTATAACAGGTATACCTTCCGGCCTTGAAATAGACCTCGACTTTATCAACCATGAGCTGAAACTCCGTCAAAGTGGTTTCGGACGAGGCGGCCGGATGAAAATAGAAACTGACACCGCTGATATCCTCACGGGTGTCATCAATGGGAAAACCACAGGTTCACCCATCACCATAGCTGTTTGGAACAAAGATTGGGACAACTGGAAAGACAAAAAAACAGAGCCTATTCTTACCCCAAGACCGGGACACGCGGACCTTATCGGCATGTACAAATACGGTCACCTCGATGACGCCCGCAAGGTCCTGGAACGAGCGAGCGCCCGTGAAACGGCAGCAAGAGTGGCTGCTGGAGCACTCGTCAAACTCTTTCTCCGAGCCTTTAAAATAGACATGTTTTCTCATATCGTAAACTGGGGCGGTATCACCCCCTCAAGACAAACAGAAAATCTTACGGAGATTCGAGAAATCTCCCAGAATTCCCCCTTCCGATGGCTTGGCACTCCCTCTGATGACGAAACGCTCACAAAGCTTATCGAACAAGCTATGCGAGAAGGCTTTACCCTGGGAGGTATCATAGAAACCATCATCTACCCTATCCCTCCTATGCTTGGCTCATACCAAACCGCTGAACAAAAACTGGATGCTCAAATCGCTGCTTCCGTTCTCAGCATCCAGGCCATCAAAGGTATTGAATTTGGACTAGGTTTTGCCTATGCCAACCGTCCCGGAAAAGACGCTATGGATGCTATCTATTACGGTGAAAGAGGTTACTACCGTCAAACCAACTATGCGGGAGGCATAGAAGGTGGCATGACCAACGGAAATCCAGTTGTTTTCCGAAGTGTGATGAAACCCATCCCCACTCAAATGTCTCCCCTGGAAACTGTCCATGTTCAAACCAAAGAAAAAGCCCTCTCTGTAAAAGAGCGATCCGATGTGACAGCTGTGTTTGCCGCAAGTATCGTGATCGAATCTGCCGTTGCCCCTGTAATTGCCAATGCTCTTATGGAACGTTATGGAAGTGACCATATGGAACGAATCCTCGAGGCATTCTCCAGGGACCCATCTTTGCAAGAGCTCGGCTACCTCTTGCCTACACACCGACACTAA
- the purF gene encoding amidophosphoribosyltransferase — MIREECGIFGIYGQKEAAQYVYLGLHFLQHRGQESCGIISSDQTSFYKQIGLGKVSEFFDEEKLNYLKGNQAIGHVRYSTTGSPTLVNTQPLSAMTTKGPIALAHNGNLTNASSIRQRLMKEGQTFSTTSDSEVILHLIARAPYDDIVESTRWALSQLEGAFAVLVMNRDTIIAARDPMGFRPLALGSHEETLTPATQTYVFSSEDTAFSIVQATRVREIMPNEMVVVNSSGLESLPIVSSQPKSRQCIFELIYFAKPSSRVFETSVYEYRYEIGRQLAREFPVEADYVIPVPDSGIVSALGYSHESGIPMALGLIRSHYVGRTFIEPSQGIRDFGVRMKFMPVPEIIKNKRIIIIDDSIVRGTTSRKIIQIIKDLHPREVHFRVASPPVKYPCFYGIDFSRPEELLANKFQSIEEIAKYIGVDSVGYVSIEGLFPEALVNRELFCRACFDGNYPTPIHNVSKESFDHEIQQASLK; from the coding sequence ATGATCCGGGAAGAATGCGGAATCTTCGGTATCTATGGTCAAAAAGAAGCTGCACAGTACGTTTATCTCGGCTTACATTTCTTACAACACCGTGGACAGGAATCATGTGGTATCATCAGCTCGGACCAAACCTCTTTTTACAAGCAGATAGGACTCGGGAAGGTTTCTGAATTCTTTGACGAAGAGAAACTAAACTATCTCAAGGGCAATCAAGCCATAGGGCACGTAAGATACTCAACTACCGGTTCTCCCACTCTTGTCAACACTCAGCCCCTCTCTGCCATGACTACCAAAGGTCCTATTGCCCTTGCTCACAACGGCAATCTCACCAATGCTTCCTCTATCCGCCAGCGTCTCATGAAAGAAGGTCAGACTTTTTCAACCACAAGCGATAGTGAAGTGATCCTGCACCTCATCGCTCGAGCTCCCTACGACGATATTGTCGAATCAACACGATGGGCTCTTTCCCAGCTTGAGGGCGCATTTGCTGTTCTGGTCATGAACCGAGACACCATCATTGCGGCACGCGATCCAATGGGATTCCGCCCTCTCGCGCTTGGCAGCCACGAGGAAACGCTCACCCCAGCCACGCAAACGTACGTTTTCTCCTCGGAGGATACCGCATTCAGTATTGTACAGGCAACACGCGTACGAGAGATCATGCCCAATGAGATGGTAGTGGTAAATTCCTCAGGTCTGGAATCCTTACCAATCGTGTCTTCTCAACCAAAAAGTCGCCAGTGCATCTTTGAACTCATCTATTTTGCCAAGCCTTCTTCACGGGTATTTGAAACGAGTGTGTACGAATACCGCTATGAAATAGGTCGTCAACTTGCTCGAGAATTTCCCGTGGAAGCCGATTATGTGATTCCTGTTCCTGATTCCGGGATTGTTTCTGCCCTCGGATATTCCCATGAGTCAGGGATTCCCATGGCTCTCGGGCTCATCCGCAGTCACTACGTGGGACGAACATTTATTGAACCGTCTCAAGGAATCAGAGATTTTGGAGTACGAATGAAGTTCATGCCTGTTCCTGAGATAATCAAAAACAAGCGCATCATCATTATCGATGATTCTATCGTTCGCGGTACCACATCACGAAAAATCATCCAGATTATCAAGGATCTCCATCCTCGAGAAGTGCATTTTCGGGTGGCTTCACCCCCTGTAAAATACCCATGCTTTTACGGTATTGATTTTTCACGACCTGAAGAGCTTCTTGCCAACAAGTTTCAGTCCATCGAAGAAATTGCCAAGTATATTGGTGTCGATTCCGTCGGGTATGTAAGTATTGAGGGGCTTTTCCCCGAGGCACTTGTCAACAGAGAGCTTTTCTGTCGCGCTTGCTTCGATGGAAACTATCCCACGCCTATCCACAATGTCAGCAAGGAGAGTTTCGATCATGAAATCCAACAAGCTTCCCTCAAATGA
- a CDS encoding DUF3108 domain-containing protein — protein sequence MKRMFVMKRKAFFVLFLVFGLSYGEAKILSSLPMKYGERLSFRIYILGQYVGNHFMQINRQTNIAGVIYPIVAGRTLTREDLRHLYDMDDRDWTIFDKRTLFPLYNERIVKEGKWEDFLKQEFVASERACYYYHRTRNYERNEMKGKLPIMDYNTLILYFRSLDYDRMSVDQEIPVSYKHRDTLYETTFTSRKITVTYKKNKVPAIQVREKGGLGIYFTMLDDENRTPYEIRIAAFYIVGFRFVDLRVAIENFQPGTTSL from the coding sequence TTGAAAAGGATGTTTGTGATGAAACGAAAAGCATTTTTTGTTTTGTTCCTTGTTTTTGGTCTGAGTTATGGCGAAGCAAAGATATTGTCTTCCCTGCCCATGAAATATGGTGAAAGACTTTCTTTTCGTATTTATATTTTAGGGCAGTATGTGGGAAACCATTTTATGCAAATAAATCGACAAACGAATATCGCTGGAGTGATCTATCCCATCGTGGCGGGTCGAACCTTAACACGAGAGGATTTGCGCCACCTCTATGATATGGATGATAGGGATTGGACGATTTTTGATAAAAGGACACTTTTTCCTCTTTATAACGAGCGAATTGTGAAAGAGGGGAAGTGGGAAGATTTTCTGAAACAGGAGTTTGTAGCCAGTGAACGTGCCTGTTATTATTATCACAGGACCCGTAACTACGAGCGGAACGAAATGAAGGGAAAATTGCCTATCATGGATTATAACACGCTGATACTGTATTTTCGAAGCCTGGATTATGACAGGATGAGTGTCGATCAAGAGATTCCTGTAAGTTATAAACATCGGGATACACTCTATGAGACTACTTTTACTTCCCGAAAAATAACTGTTACGTATAAAAAAAACAAGGTCCCAGCAATCCAGGTAAGGGAAAAAGGAGGATTGGGGATCTATTTTACCATGCTGGATGATGAAAATCGCACACCCTACGAGATTCGGATTGCTGCTTTTTATATTGTGGGTTTTCGTTTTGTGGATTTACGAGTAGCGATAGAAAACTTTCAGCCAGGAACAACATCCCTTTAA
- a CDS encoding Crp/Fnr family transcriptional regulator, whose product MADSVAFQVANYKKGSYIIVEDEEKSDEFYIIRQGKVVEYRSVSIVQQEEQGTVLGTGDFFGVLSCMSRRPRIETVQALEDVSCIVVKREQFGELIQKNTAIAMKILRYFGKQLRYYDSQLTQLHFKNSLEEDPSHLFAIGEYFFSNQLLIQAAYAYLRYIKYCPDGGYVNQAKIKLAKINPSPEKLQPQKENFFSLYEDGQIIFLEHEPGNELYIIQEGKVKITKLVGNNEVLLAVLKKGDIFGEMALLDNKPRSASAIAFGPTKLMAINRANFEPTVQAHPEIATKIIELLSERIWIIYKQLSNSLIPNPVGKIYDALYTQLQKARIPIVPGASHTFDFGPDEVIKFVGFSAQEGRLHLKKLMDEDKTIQIIENKIICKDIGALENSLKVIKRQLEIERKKRSSSGSSMPPLI is encoded by the coding sequence ATGGCAGACAGTGTTGCTTTTCAGGTCGCTAACTACAAAAAGGGCAGTTATATTATTGTCGAAGACGAAGAAAAAAGTGATGAATTCTATATCATTCGTCAGGGAAAAGTTGTTGAATATCGATCCGTATCCATTGTCCAACAAGAAGAGCAGGGTACTGTCCTCGGTACAGGAGACTTTTTTGGTGTGCTCTCCTGTATGTCCAGACGTCCACGCATAGAAACCGTTCAAGCCCTTGAGGATGTTTCCTGTATTGTGGTCAAACGTGAGCAATTTGGTGAACTCATTCAGAAAAATACTGCCATTGCCATGAAGATTCTGCGCTATTTTGGAAAACAACTTCGCTACTACGACTCGCAGCTTACTCAACTCCACTTCAAAAATTCCTTAGAAGAAGATCCCTCTCATCTTTTTGCTATAGGAGAATATTTTTTCTCCAACCAGCTTCTCATCCAGGCTGCCTATGCTTACCTTCGTTACATCAAATACTGTCCTGATGGAGGATACGTAAATCAAGCCAAGATCAAACTCGCCAAAATCAATCCTTCTCCTGAGAAACTTCAACCTCAGAAAGAAAACTTCTTCTCTCTCTATGAGGATGGTCAGATCATCTTCCTTGAACACGAACCCGGCAACGAGCTTTACATCATTCAAGAAGGCAAAGTCAAGATCACAAAACTTGTTGGAAACAACGAAGTATTGCTCGCCGTCCTCAAAAAAGGAGACATCTTTGGTGAAATGGCCCTTCTCGACAACAAACCAAGAAGTGCCAGTGCCATAGCCTTTGGCCCAACAAAACTCATGGCCATCAACCGTGCTAACTTCGAACCAACCGTTCAGGCACATCCCGAGATCGCCACAAAAATCATCGAACTTCTCAGTGAACGCATCTGGATTATCTATAAACAACTCTCCAACAGTCTTATTCCCAACCCTGTAGGCAAAATCTATGATGCTCTCTATACCCAGCTTCAAAAAGCCCGTATCCCTATCGTACCTGGAGCATCCCATACTTTCGATTTTGGTCCTGACGAGGTTATCAAGTTTGTTGGCTTTTCTGCTCAAGAAGGTAGACTTCATCTGAAAAAACTCATGGATGAAGACAAAACCATCCAGATCATAGAGAACAAAATCATCTGCAAAGACATTGGAGCTCTGGAAAATAGCCTCAAGGTCATCAAACGACAACTCGAAATCGAACGGAAAAAACGTTCCAGTAGCGGTAGCTCTATGCCTCCGCTTATTTAG
- a CDS encoding glycosyltransferase has translation MDRPLVSVIIPLKAFNSYIREAISYYEKLDYPSFEIILLPDSEESEVLSEKLSLRVVPSGPVGPAEKRDMGAKLAKGTILAFTDDDAYPDPLWLKNAVALLLSSEDIGAVGGPGITPLHDSFWQRVSGNVYASLWMSGGYRKRYLPVGKTHEDYDIPSVNLIVRREVFEKVGGFDSTYYPGEDTKLCLAIKNLGYRILYSPEIRVWHHRRSLWPTHFKQIANYALHRGFFVKHYPETSLKLTYILPSLFLIGVTTGWVFGLFLPVVWKLYWGVLGVYFGGALFFSTGSYVERPFTVLAIFFSHLTYGWFFLQGLFTKELKR, from the coding sequence TTGGACAGGCCACTTGTTTCGGTCATTATTCCGCTCAAGGCGTTTAACTCCTATATTCGTGAGGCTATTTCTTACTATGAGAAACTTGATTATCCCTCTTTTGAGATTATCCTTCTCCCTGACAGTGAAGAATCTGAGGTTTTGTCGGAAAAACTTTCCCTGCGTGTTGTACCTTCTGGTCCAGTAGGACCAGCGGAAAAACGTGATATGGGTGCGAAACTGGCAAAAGGTACTATCCTTGCGTTTACGGACGACGACGCCTATCCCGATCCTTTGTGGCTTAAGAACGCCGTGGCGTTACTTCTTTCTTCCGAGGATATTGGTGCTGTGGGAGGTCCGGGGATTACTCCTCTTCACGATAGTTTCTGGCAAAGGGTTTCAGGCAATGTCTATGCCTCTCTCTGGATGAGTGGAGGCTATCGCAAACGTTATCTTCCTGTGGGTAAAACCCATGAGGACTATGACATCCCTTCGGTAAACCTTATTGTAAGGCGAGAGGTTTTTGAAAAAGTGGGAGGTTTTGATTCCACCTACTATCCAGGCGAGGATACGAAGCTCTGTCTGGCGATTAAAAACCTTGGCTATCGGATTTTGTATAGTCCGGAGATCCGCGTATGGCATCATCGACGGAGTCTCTGGCCAACGCATTTCAAACAGATTGCCAATTATGCCCTCCATAGGGGTTTTTTTGTGAAACACTATCCTGAGACTTCTCTTAAACTTACCTATATTTTGCCTTCCCTCTTCTTGATAGGAGTAACAACGGGGTGGGTGTTTGGCTTGTTTCTCCCTGTTGTATGGAAGCTTTACTGGGGAGTTCTTGGGGTGTATTTTGGTGGGGCTCTTTTCTTTTCTACGGGAAGCTATGTCGAACGACCTTTTACCGTACTTGCTATCTTTTTCTCCCATCTTACCTATGGATGGTTTTTTCTCCAGGGACTCTTTACAAAAGAACTCAAGAGGTAG
- the prfA gene encoding peptide chain release factor 1 translates to MHPKALELMRKYEEMGQKLAILSPGSQEYIKIAKDRAELEPFVDVYNRIMALEKQIADNREILESHDDDLKQLAKEELPLLEEEKEKLEKEILLLLLPKDKMQSKNIIMEIRAGTGGDEAALFAADLFRMYSRYGERKRWKIEVLDFNENELGGYKEIIFSVKGKDVYGHLKFESGVHRVQRVPATEASGRLHTSSASVVVMPEADEVDVEIRPEDLKIDTFRAGGAGGQYVNKTESAVRITHIPTGIVVACQEERSQLQNRAAAMRMLRTKLLDLQIQKQLEDQTSLRRSAIRSGDRSEKIRTYNYPQNRVTDHRINLTLYKLDQIMEGDCDELINQLILSEQEELLKSLEV, encoded by the coding sequence ATGCATCCAAAAGCTCTTGAATTGATGAGAAAATACGAGGAGATGGGACAAAAACTTGCCATTTTATCTCCTGGTTCTCAGGAATATATTAAGATTGCCAAAGACAGGGCAGAACTTGAGCCTTTTGTTGATGTTTATAACAGGATTATGGCTCTGGAGAAACAGATAGCAGATAACCGCGAGATTCTCGAGTCTCATGATGATGATTTGAAGCAGCTTGCCAAGGAAGAACTTCCTCTGCTTGAAGAGGAGAAGGAGAAACTGGAAAAAGAGATTCTTCTCCTTCTTTTGCCAAAAGATAAGATGCAGAGTAAAAATATCATCATGGAGATCCGGGCTGGTACCGGTGGGGATGAGGCGGCTCTTTTTGCGGCGGATCTTTTTCGTATGTACAGTCGCTATGGGGAACGAAAACGCTGGAAAATAGAGGTTTTAGATTTTAATGAAAATGAACTCGGTGGCTATAAAGAGATCATTTTTTCCGTGAAAGGAAAGGATGTCTATGGCCATCTCAAATTTGAGTCAGGTGTCCATCGTGTCCAGCGTGTCCCGGCCACAGAGGCTAGTGGTCGTCTTCATACCTCCTCGGCTTCGGTGGTTGTCATGCCTGAGGCAGATGAGGTTGATGTGGAGATTCGTCCTGAGGATCTCAAGATTGATACCTTTCGGGCAGGCGGGGCAGGCGGGCAGTATGTGAACAAGACGGAGTCTGCCGTGCGTATCACCCACATACCGACGGGTATTGTGGTAGCCTGTCAGGAGGAAAGGTCACAGCTTCAGAACCGTGCAGCAGCTATGCGCATGCTACGTACCAAACTCCTTGATCTTCAGATCCAGAAACAGCTCGAGGATCAAACCTCTCTTCGACGAAGTGCTATTCGTAGTGGTGATCGTTCCGAAAAGATTCGCACCTACAATTATCCCCAAAACCGGGTAACTGATCATCGCATTAATCTCACGCTTTACAAGCTGGATCAGATTATGGAGGGGGATTGTGATGAACTTATTAACCAGCTGATTCTCAGCGAACAGGAAGAGCTTCTTAAAAGTCTTGAGGTATAA
- the queD gene encoding 6-carboxytetrahydropterin synthase QueD, giving the protein MIYRLIKEFTFDAAHNLINYNGKCEHLHGHTYKLQVTVEGPKDETTGMVCDFAELKQIVHEYIIQKLDHAYLNDIVPLSTAENLATWIANTLEFPLAQKNLRLVRLVLWETPGSAVELLL; this is encoded by the coding sequence ATGATCTACCGTTTGATAAAAGAATTTACCTTTGACGCTGCCCATAACCTCATCAATTACAATGGGAAATGTGAACATCTCCATGGTCATACCTACAAACTTCAGGTTACCGTCGAAGGACCAAAAGATGAAACCACCGGAATGGTGTGTGATTTTGCTGAGCTGAAACAGATTGTTCACGAGTATATCATCCAGAAACTCGATCATGCCTACCTTAACGATATTGTTCCCCTCTCCACAGCAGAAAATCTGGCTACCTGGATAGCCAATACCCTTGAGTTTCCCCTTGCCCAGAAAAACCTGCGCCTCGTCCGCCTCGTCCTCTGGGAAACCCCGGGAAGTGCTGTAGAGCTTCTTCTCTAA